The following proteins are encoded in a genomic region of Ailuropoda melanoleuca isolate Jingjing chromosome 10, ASM200744v2, whole genome shotgun sequence:
- the LOC100480936 gene encoding Golgi apparatus membrane protein TVP23 homolog A codes for MESQNPYSEFGDCPLGLCSEGASGFFPRHPLATFFHLFFRVSAIVTYVCCDWFSRSFVGCFVTVLLLLSFDFWSVKNVTGRLMVGLRWWNQIDEDGKSHWIFEARKVSPHQIAATEAEARIFWLGLIICPLIWIVLFFSTLFSLKLKWLALVIAGISLQAANLYGYILCKMGGESDISKVTASFLSQTVFQTASPSNFQKPGLEGLEIHKH; via the exons ATGGAAAGTCAGAACCCATACAGTGAATTCGGTGATTGCCCTCTTGGCCTTTGCAGTGAGGGGGCTTCTGGGTTCTTTCCTAGGCACCCATTGGCCACCTTTTTCCACCTGTTTTTCCGAGTGAGTGCCATTGTCACCTATGTGTGCTGTGACTGGTTCAGCAGAAGCTTTGTGGGCTGCTTTGTCACTGTGCTTCTCCTCCTGTCCTTTGACTTCTGGTCTGTGAAG AACGTAACCGGGAGACTCATGGTGGGCCTCCGCTGGTGGAACCAGATAGACGAAGATGGGAAAAGCCACTGGATTTTTGAAGCCAGAAAG gTGTCTCCGCATCAGATCGCTGCCACGGAGGCGGAGGCTCGCATCTTCTGGCTCGGCCTCATCATCTGCCCGCTCATCTGGATCGTGCTTTTCTTTAGCACCTTGTTCTCCTTGAAGCTCAAGTGGCTG GCCCTTGTGATAGCTGGGATTTCTCTCCAAGCTGCTAACCTGTATGGCTACATCCTTTGTAAGATGGGAGGCGAGAGCGACATCAGCAAAGTCACAGCCAGTTTTCTGTCCCAGACGGTGTTCCAGACG GCCAGCCCAAGCAACTTCCAGAAGCCTGGCCTTGAGGGGCTGGAGATCCACAAGCATTAG